A single window of Carettochelys insculpta isolate YL-2023 chromosome 13, ASM3395843v1, whole genome shotgun sequence DNA harbors:
- the GJB1 gene encoding gap junction beta-1 protein isoform X1, whose amino-acid sequence MNWAGLYAVVSGVNRHSTAIGRIWLSVIFIFRIMVLVVAAESVWGDEKSAFTCNTQQPGCNSVCYDHFFPISHVRLWALQLILVTTPALLVAMHVAYQQHQEKKLLVLTGHGDSKHLEEVKKHKMRISGSLWWTYVCSVIFRLLFEAAFMYIFYMIYPGYQMIRLVKCEAYPCPNTVDCFISRPTEKTIFTVFMLATSGVCIILNVAELVYLVVRACARRAQRATNPTSGKSSLYGHKLSPEYKQNEINQLLTEQDSSLKDMLRRNPGLQEKSDRCSAC is encoded by the coding sequence ATGAACTGGGCAGGCCTCTATGCAGTGGTGAGTGGTGTGAACCGGCATTCCACTGCCATTGGGCGCATCTGGCTCTCTGTCATCTTCATCTTCAGGAtcatggtgctggtggtggcCGCTGAGAGCGTCTGGGGGGACGAGAAATCCGCCTTCACCTGCAACACACAGCAGCCGGGCTGCAACAGTGTCTGCTATGACCACTTCTTCCCCATCTCTCACGTGCGCCTGTGGGCCCTGCAGCTGATCCTGGTCACCACGCCTGCTCTGCTGGTCGCCATGCATGTGGCCTACCAGCAGCATCAGGAGAAGAAGCTGCTGGTGCTGACAGGGCATGGGGACAGCAAGCACCTAGAGGAGGTGAAAAAGCACAAGATGCGCATCTCAGGCTCCCTGTGGTGGACGTATGTCTGCAGTGTGATCTTCCGGCTGCTTTTCGAGGCCGCCTTCATGTACATCTTTTACATGATCTACCCGGGCTACCAGATGATCCGGCTGGTCAAGTGCGAGGCCTACCCCTGCCCCAACACCGTCGACTGCTTCATCTCCCGGCCCACCGAGAAGACCATCTTCACCGTCTTCATGTTGGCCACTTCAGGTGTCTGCATCATCCTCAACGTGGCTGAGCTGGTGTACTTGGTGGTGCGGGCCTGTGCCCGCCGGGCCCAGCGGGCCACCAACCCCACCTCAGGGAAGAGCTCTTTGTATGGCCACAAGTTGTCCCCCGAGTACAAGCAGAATGAGATCAACCAGCTGCTGACTGAGCAGGACAGCTCCCTCAAGGACATGCTGCGCCGCAACCCCGGTCTGCAGGAGAAAAGTGACCGCTGCTCTGCTTGCTAG
- the GJB1 gene encoding gap junction beta-1 protein isoform X2: MVLVVAAESVWGDEKSAFTCNTQQPGCNSVCYDHFFPISHVRLWALQLILVTTPALLVAMHVAYQQHQEKKLLVLTGHGDSKHLEEVKKHKMRISGSLWWTYVCSVIFRLLFEAAFMYIFYMIYPGYQMIRLVKCEAYPCPNTVDCFISRPTEKTIFTVFMLATSGVCIILNVAELVYLVVRACARRAQRATNPTSGKSSLYGHKLSPEYKQNEINQLLTEQDSSLKDMLRRNPGLQEKSDRCSAC, from the coding sequence atggtgctggtggtggcCGCTGAGAGCGTCTGGGGGGACGAGAAATCCGCCTTCACCTGCAACACACAGCAGCCGGGCTGCAACAGTGTCTGCTATGACCACTTCTTCCCCATCTCTCACGTGCGCCTGTGGGCCCTGCAGCTGATCCTGGTCACCACGCCTGCTCTGCTGGTCGCCATGCATGTGGCCTACCAGCAGCATCAGGAGAAGAAGCTGCTGGTGCTGACAGGGCATGGGGACAGCAAGCACCTAGAGGAGGTGAAAAAGCACAAGATGCGCATCTCAGGCTCCCTGTGGTGGACGTATGTCTGCAGTGTGATCTTCCGGCTGCTTTTCGAGGCCGCCTTCATGTACATCTTTTACATGATCTACCCGGGCTACCAGATGATCCGGCTGGTCAAGTGCGAGGCCTACCCCTGCCCCAACACCGTCGACTGCTTCATCTCCCGGCCCACCGAGAAGACCATCTTCACCGTCTTCATGTTGGCCACTTCAGGTGTCTGCATCATCCTCAACGTGGCTGAGCTGGTGTACTTGGTGGTGCGGGCCTGTGCCCGCCGGGCCCAGCGGGCCACCAACCCCACCTCAGGGAAGAGCTCTTTGTATGGCCACAAGTTGTCCCCCGAGTACAAGCAGAATGAGATCAACCAGCTGCTGACTGAGCAGGACAGCTCCCTCAAGGACATGCTGCGCCGCAACCCCGGTCTGCAGGAGAAAAGTGACCGCTGCTCTGCTTGCTAG